In the Alteromonas sp. M12 genome, one interval contains:
- a CDS encoding TonB-dependent receptor, which produces MQFNQIFVGVSLGLMSLSSAAQTPDSSDSEKDLEVISVNGTYFNDYQVQDASGAMRSNIPLLETAQAVTVIPDTIINEQLATTLGEVLHNDASLSPGTKQRNREVFSSRGFELSSSTGYLRDGHQHWSHYQQPIETLSRVEVIKGPSSILYGQSAPGGLINMVTKKPTNTRLLEISADTDQQGSTRFMLDAGGEITADTTYRAVVVKQDVNFDREYQNGETRERDRFLGSLALEHKFSDDLVISAYYDRTNDKAGLDTGAWLDSNGDIVSEKHTINDFSWAFTDITVENIGAKVTYFFTPEWQVKLGYNEQTFERQRFESSPSLPSGYQQGDSYTSNPYDRFDDWQFKTAFIDLNGEFTFGGIEHNLLFGANGLDYYYGQLIERGDSITFTPGEVEPTVPDLDYHRDTTLSTTEYDYYGVYFQDLMTLNEQWQVAIGGRYDKQNREGADNESLLPKVGVLYHPAENSTIYVNYSEGFEPQSSETIEDELDRNFGMEIDATTSKQIEIGAKWEVSDRLLLNTAIFNIEKSGTLISEQLNDDPDYETVTTQSGLQTHKGFEISAQGAVTDKWFVMTSAMYLHAEYEVDETYQGNTPADAPKWSASIWSRYELSEKLALNAGIFYQGERFADNANTVTKDSYARVDVGATYRANLMGKDVDFRLNIENLLDKDYLAGGGTNNVTIGDGATARLAVKASF; this is translated from the coding sequence ATGCAGTTTAACCAGATTTTTGTTGGTGTTAGTTTAGGACTAATGTCTCTTTCAAGTGCCGCTCAAACACCAGATTCCAGCGATAGTGAAAAAGACCTTGAGGTCATTAGTGTAAATGGAACATATTTTAATGATTATCAGGTGCAAGATGCATCTGGTGCCATGCGTAGCAACATTCCGTTACTAGAAACAGCCCAAGCAGTAACCGTAATTCCTGATACGATTATCAATGAACAGTTAGCCACGACACTCGGTGAAGTACTGCACAATGACGCAAGTTTGTCACCAGGAACTAAACAACGAAATCGTGAAGTCTTTAGCTCCAGAGGTTTTGAATTAAGTTCATCTACCGGTTATTTACGTGACGGCCATCAGCATTGGTCCCATTACCAACAACCCATTGAAACCTTATCCCGTGTCGAAGTTATCAAAGGGCCTTCAAGTATTCTATATGGCCAATCTGCACCGGGCGGCTTAATTAACATGGTTACCAAAAAGCCCACCAATACACGCTTGTTAGAAATAAGCGCGGATACCGATCAACAGGGTTCAACTCGCTTTATGCTTGATGCCGGTGGCGAAATCACGGCTGACACAACTTACCGTGCAGTTGTGGTTAAACAAGACGTTAATTTTGATCGCGAATATCAAAACGGTGAAACCCGTGAACGTGATCGCTTTTTGGGCTCTCTTGCCCTAGAGCACAAGTTCAGCGACGACTTAGTGATAAGTGCCTACTATGACCGCACTAATGATAAAGCTGGTTTAGATACAGGCGCTTGGCTAGATAGCAATGGTGATATCGTCAGTGAGAAGCACACCATTAATGACTTTTCATGGGCATTTACTGATATAACAGTAGAAAATATCGGCGCTAAAGTAACTTATTTCTTTACCCCGGAATGGCAAGTGAAACTTGGTTATAACGAACAGACATTTGAACGTCAGCGTTTTGAATCTTCACCTTCCTTACCTTCTGGTTATCAACAGGGTGATAGCTATACTTCCAATCCTTATGATCGTTTTGATGATTGGCAGTTTAAAACCGCCTTTATAGATTTAAATGGTGAATTCACCTTCGGTGGTATTGAACATAACCTATTGTTTGGTGCTAACGGTCTTGATTATTATTACGGTCAATTAATCGAAAGAGGTGATTCAATCACTTTTACTCCAGGTGAAGTTGAACCAACGGTTCCAGACCTTGATTATCACAGAGATACAACGTTAAGCACCACTGAATATGATTATTATGGCGTTTATTTCCAAGACTTAATGACCTTAAATGAACAATGGCAAGTAGCTATTGGTGGTCGTTACGACAAGCAAAATCGTGAAGGTGCAGACAACGAATCATTATTACCTAAAGTTGGTGTGCTTTATCACCCTGCAGAAAACAGCACTATTTATGTGAACTATTCTGAAGGTTTTGAACCACAATCAAGTGAAACTATTGAAGATGAATTAGATAGAAACTTTGGTATGGAAATCGATGCAACTACCTCTAAACAAATTGAGATAGGTGCTAAATGGGAAGTATCAGATCGTCTATTATTAAATACTGCCATTTTCAATATTGAAAAATCGGGAACACTCATTTCTGAACAATTAAATGACGATCCAGATTATGAGACTGTTACCACTCAGTCTGGTTTACAAACCCATAAAGGGTTTGAAATATCCGCACAAGGTGCCGTTACCGACAAGTGGTTTGTAATGACATCAGCGATGTACTTGCATGCAGAGTATGAAGTAGATGAAACCTATCAAGGTAACACTCCTGCAGATGCCCCTAAATGGTCGGCTTCCATATGGTCACGTTACGAATTATCTGAAAAACTAGCGCTTAATGCGGGTATTTTCTATCAAGGTGAGCGTTTCGCTGACAATGCGAATACGGTCACTAAAGATTCATATGCCAGAGTCGATGTAGGTGCTACATACCGCGCAAACCTAATGGGTAAAGATGTTGATTTTCGTTTGAATATTGAAAACCTTTTGGATAAAGATTACTTAGCTGGTGGCGGTACGAATAACGTTACTATTGGTGATGGTGCAACTGCAAGACTTGCAGTAAAAGCGTCATTCTAA
- a CDS encoding tetratricopeptide repeat protein, with translation MKNYFQLSILRSLSLLIVLFIAVSFRTHAAQQYEIDPNLDESIKWYIGATGKVDDGKAKTLLETAALTKDPLAVMWIARVYSTGRMGYPADKDKAKAIARGVIADVEKLAEQRVPEATFLMGTAYAEGLAKKENPQEAVEWYRRAAKLGNVLAQHNLGNAYASGTGVEQSDELAVKWWLMAAEQGDAIPQYQLGVMYETGKGVTKDLDRAKNWYQLSAEKGYGKAKTALSRLNRIHRLNR, from the coding sequence ATGAAAAACTACTTTCAATTATCTATTCTTCGATCACTTTCATTACTCATTGTGCTTTTCATTGCTGTTTCATTCCGCACTCATGCTGCACAGCAATATGAAATTGACCCTAATTTAGATGAGTCAATTAAATGGTACATAGGTGCCACGGGAAAAGTGGATGATGGCAAGGCTAAAACACTGCTAGAGACCGCAGCTTTGACCAAAGATCCACTAGCGGTTATGTGGATAGCAAGAGTGTATTCAACCGGCAGAATGGGATATCCAGCGGATAAAGACAAAGCAAAAGCTATTGCTAGAGGCGTTATTGCTGATGTAGAAAAACTAGCAGAACAGCGGGTGCCCGAGGCAACTTTTTTGATGGGAACCGCATATGCAGAAGGACTGGCCAAAAAGGAAAATCCTCAAGAGGCAGTTGAATGGTATCGACGAGCCGCCAAGCTTGGCAATGTTCTTGCCCAACATAATTTAGGCAATGCCTACGCTTCAGGAACAGGAGTAGAGCAAAGTGACGAATTAGCTGTAAAGTGGTGGCTGATGGCAGCTGAACAAGGAGATGCCATTCCACAATATCAGTTAGGAGTGATGTATGAGACGGGCAAAGGCGTAACTAAAGATCTCGATCGAGCAAAAAACTGGTACCAACTATCAGCAGAAAAAGGTTACGGCAAGGCGAAAACTGCCCTCAGTAGATTGAACCGGATACACCGACTAAATAGATAG
- a CDS encoding LysR family transcriptional regulator — protein MDRLQAMSMLIKVLEAGSFSVASKKLKVPLPTLSRKISELENQLGVRLIHRTTRKLSFTESGLDYIRACKRILEQVEEAERGVKGEYSEPRGDLVVTAPVMFGRLYVLPIVTEFLALYANINVQLLLSDGNVNLFEDEVDMAFRIGKLTDSSMIATQVGNMRIVTCANQQVLSQHHRLATPDDLVNFSCVTLNTAMATPHWSYKRPDSNVAINVNIRSRLTVTDSESAVLAAINGVGITQQLHYQVKQAVDEGTLKIILPEFEPDAAPVHIIHKTRKYMPQKMRSFLDFASPKLKTRIQALSA, from the coding sequence ATGGATCGATTACAAGCTATGTCTATGCTGATAAAAGTCTTAGAGGCAGGCAGTTTTTCAGTTGCAAGCAAGAAGCTGAAAGTGCCGCTGCCTACGTTGAGCAGGAAAATATCGGAACTTGAGAATCAGCTGGGCGTTCGCTTGATCCACAGAACAACACGAAAATTATCATTTACGGAGTCTGGTCTTGATTACATCAGAGCCTGTAAAAGAATTCTTGAGCAGGTTGAAGAAGCTGAGCGCGGGGTTAAAGGAGAATATTCAGAACCGCGAGGAGATTTAGTTGTCACCGCCCCTGTGATGTTTGGTCGGCTATATGTTTTGCCTATTGTTACCGAGTTTTTAGCGCTGTATGCCAACATCAATGTACAACTTCTGTTGTCAGATGGAAATGTGAATCTATTCGAAGATGAGGTAGATATGGCATTTAGAATTGGTAAATTGACCGACAGCTCAATGATTGCAACACAAGTGGGAAACATGCGAATTGTGACCTGTGCCAATCAACAGGTGTTAAGTCAGCACCACAGATTAGCGACCCCTGATGATTTAGTGAATTTTTCATGTGTCACTCTCAATACGGCTATGGCAACACCACATTGGAGTTATAAACGCCCTGACTCCAATGTAGCTATTAATGTGAATATTAGATCGCGCTTGACCGTTACCGATAGTGAATCTGCGGTTTTAGCGGCAATTAATGGGGTTGGTATAACCCAACAATTACACTACCAAGTTAAACAAGCGGTAGATGAGGGAACCCTTAAAATTATATTGCCAGAGTTCGAACCCGATGCGGCACCTGTGCATATAATTCATAAAACTAGAAAGTATATGCCGCAAAAAATGCGCAGCTTTCTAGATTTTGCATCACCAAAATTGAAAACTAGAATTCAGGCGCTGTCTGCTTAA
- a CDS encoding VOC family protein produces MSNQLPVNPQVAQAYDHVGIRVSNRKISLQFYQRLGFKETYRIPEGEANEMVTSAGVRINLIFNGAKTKDQKNVLLDEAIKKPGITHPAFIIDDMNEFLDWLAKEGIKITEGPKKLGPRRISLFIRDPDGNVLEFNQLLPKEGNNEAI; encoded by the coding sequence ATGAGTAATCAACTACCTGTTAACCCTCAAGTAGCACAAGCATATGATCATGTGGGTATCAGAGTGAGTAATAGAAAAATCTCCCTTCAATTTTACCAACGTCTTGGTTTCAAGGAGACATATCGAATTCCTGAAGGTGAAGCGAATGAAATGGTTACATCAGCAGGTGTGCGCATTAACCTTATTTTTAATGGCGCAAAAACTAAAGATCAAAAAAATGTACTTCTTGATGAAGCAATAAAGAAACCAGGCATTACCCATCCTGCATTTATAATTGATGATATGAATGAATTTTTAGACTGGTTAGCGAAAGAAGGCATAAAAATTACTGAAGGCCCCAAAAAACTAGGGCCTCGCAGAATCTCATTATTCATCCGTGATCCAGACGGAAATGTTCTTGAATTTAACCAATTACTACCTAAGGAAGGAAACAATGAAGCTATATGA
- a CDS encoding glutathione S-transferase, whose product MKLYDLELSGNCYKVRLFASLAEIPLTITPVDFMQGEHKEEHILQLNPWGEIPILKDGDVVLRDAQAILVYLASKYGGEAWWPSEPHLQADVMQWLSVASNEIQHGPNTARLIEKFNIQSDLSLCLERSTRILELINNHLFNHDWLAAGRPTIADCAIYPYISVAHEGNITMIKYTNITAWMDRIEQLPGYISMPGN is encoded by the coding sequence ATGAAGCTATATGATTTAGAACTATCAGGCAATTGTTACAAAGTAAGGTTATTCGCCTCACTTGCAGAAATTCCGTTAACTATTACCCCAGTGGACTTCATGCAAGGTGAACACAAAGAAGAACACATATTGCAGTTAAATCCTTGGGGTGAGATTCCAATTTTAAAAGACGGTGACGTGGTTTTGCGAGATGCACAAGCCATTCTTGTCTATCTAGCAAGTAAGTATGGCGGTGAAGCTTGGTGGCCAAGTGAGCCACATTTACAAGCTGACGTGATGCAATGGCTGTCTGTGGCATCGAATGAAATTCAACACGGCCCTAACACCGCTAGGCTAATTGAAAAATTCAATATACAAAGCGATCTGAGCCTATGTTTAGAGCGTTCAACGCGAATATTAGAGTTAATCAATAACCACCTTTTCAACCACGATTGGTTAGCAGCAGGCCGACCAACCATTGCAGATTGTGCTATATATCCCTACATCTCCGTTGCTCATGAAGGAAACATCACAATGATTAAATACACCAATATTACAGCGTGGATGGATCGCATTGAACAGCTACCTGGTTACATTTCAATGCCAGGGAACTAA
- a CDS encoding alpha/beta hydrolase: MLSKDVNKQISQTEKETFFGSQTNAKENVLNKAEASSAGIDDHAKEVLNYIHSLPPAYEFEPKYVRQFRKNPYEHAEVTNIIREDITIPCENHELAARVYRPASSHENLYPTLIYFHGGGFVLGDIESYDKFLAQLCVQSNVVIISVAYRLAPETVFPGAIEDTQEATDWIVENAQSLNLDSARIALGGDSAGANLATVYCLLNKDKFKPYFQLLIYPSIAGNDSTPSREAFSKNLLLTENLLKWFHQLYISKEQENDPRFNVLKAKDFQNLPPAFILTCGFDPLRDEGQMYADKLTENDVEVKHSCYTDMFHGFINFGVLQQSKDAVCECAMVLKSVMYQK, translated from the coding sequence ATGTTGTCAAAAGATGTGAATAAACAAATAAGTCAGACCGAAAAAGAGACATTTTTTGGCAGTCAAACCAACGCAAAAGAAAATGTTTTGAACAAAGCAGAAGCGTCAAGTGCAGGTATTGATGACCATGCCAAAGAAGTGCTTAATTATATCCATTCGTTACCTCCGGCATACGAGTTCGAACCTAAATATGTTAGACAGTTTAGAAAGAACCCATATGAGCATGCAGAAGTTACAAATATCATCAGGGAAGATATTACTATTCCTTGTGAAAACCATGAGTTAGCCGCACGAGTTTATAGGCCAGCCTCCTCACATGAAAATCTGTACCCTACACTTATCTATTTTCATGGGGGAGGTTTTGTCCTTGGCGACATTGAATCGTACGACAAATTTCTTGCTCAACTTTGTGTGCAGTCGAATGTTGTTATTATTTCTGTAGCCTATCGATTAGCGCCAGAAACAGTGTTTCCCGGAGCGATAGAAGATACCCAAGAAGCCACTGACTGGATTGTGGAAAATGCACAATCTCTTAACTTGGATTCAGCTCGAATTGCATTGGGTGGTGATAGTGCAGGAGCTAACCTTGCAACCGTTTATTGCTTACTCAATAAGGATAAATTCAAACCCTATTTTCAGCTATTGATTTACCCCAGCATTGCTGGAAATGATTCCACACCAAGTCGTGAAGCTTTTTCTAAAAATTTACTGCTAACCGAAAATTTATTGAAATGGTTTCATCAGTTATACATTAGTAAAGAACAAGAAAATGATCCTCGCTTTAACGTATTAAAAGCAAAGGATTTTCAAAATTTACCACCTGCTTTTATTTTAACTTGTGGTTTTGATCCCCTTAGGGATGAAGGCCAAATGTACGCCGATAAACTCACTGAAAACGACGTAGAAGTTAAACATTCTTGCTATACCGACATGTTTCACGGATTTATCAACTTCGGCGTATTACAACAATCAAAAGACGCAGTCTGTGAGTGCGCAATGGTGCTCAAATCGGTGATGTACCAGAAGTAA
- a CDS encoding TonB-dependent receptor codes for MKITKILTSKKLLAISITTALAFSANAQQTKNSEDEPEKIQVTGSYIKRTSVDAAEPVQVLDYNYIQSTGATTVSELIGKLAISSGAENQADSFSQAASQGTGNVNLRGLGLSSTLVLINGRRQTISGALTNDGSVFVDTSHIPIDAIEQIEVLKEGAASTYGSDAIAGVVNFILRKDFEGFEINASISKAADSSQKDTDIGFLWGAEFDNTSIVVSGHYLDRTPLTIADRPELGDVAFSSLGNSFLLLADAEVADGPYAGSYGAFENVPDPTCLDDTLGMIIPQAYGSRCGFNYGPLYNLVNTETRAQLYSNISHDFDNGIALSADISWSSNEVKDNPQSPSYPDLTFPYIGPTDSGNPFGVGVVWLGRPLGADYEPALSPRENDTFRTSLSLVGDFDNGWSWDTALTYSKNNYKQYQQDQLKSRLVAALAGVGGPNNDELFNPFDRSSLSQSVIDDFTYMTESEKTTDLLVLDAVVSGDLYEVSAGAIGFAAGIQARTESFKVETDDVNEIRFDDEGNPIPVDLIFLQGLSEVDADKNTFALFAESVIPVSEDIEIKAALRYEKLENDSSVDPKIAVRWQISDQWIMRASASTAFRDASLSQKNASSAVITSITDYNDDGTAKSSAFVGVIATGNEDLKPEESDNYNIGLIFKPTDNLDFKLDFWRVDYTNLITVENAQGKLIDDPNGVDIIRTDAGFLSSVKVNYFNSSSVSVEGIDFESTWTLSDQFNISLNASHFNSYELTKDNGEVVEAAGSFNIDNFARSMPETKGSVNFNWLGESQRASINVNYVSSYDTGVDVSALPNESSTVDAFTTVDMQYSANFYITDDSEAVLTLGIKNLLNEMPPRAYIAEGSLSYDPKQHNPLGRVLYAKVKLAF; via the coding sequence ATGAAAATAACTAAAATATTAACTTCAAAAAAATTACTCGCTATTTCTATCACTACAGCATTAGCTTTCTCTGCAAATGCTCAACAAACAAAAAATAGTGAAGACGAACCTGAAAAAATTCAAGTTACAGGTTCATACATTAAACGCACCTCAGTTGATGCTGCAGAGCCTGTACAAGTGCTAGATTACAATTACATTCAGTCTACCGGTGCCACCACGGTTTCAGAGCTGATCGGAAAATTAGCGATTTCTTCCGGTGCTGAAAACCAAGCTGACTCTTTTTCACAAGCCGCTAGCCAAGGAACAGGTAATGTGAATTTACGAGGTTTAGGCTTAAGTTCAACATTGGTGCTCATCAATGGTCGTCGTCAAACAATTTCAGGGGCACTGACCAATGATGGCAGTGTATTTGTGGATACCAGTCATATTCCTATTGATGCCATTGAGCAAATTGAAGTGTTAAAAGAGGGTGCCGCATCTACGTATGGTTCGGATGCCATTGCCGGTGTAGTTAACTTTATATTACGTAAAGATTTTGAAGGGTTTGAAATTAACGCTTCAATCAGCAAAGCCGCCGATAGTAGTCAAAAAGACACTGACATAGGCTTTTTATGGGGAGCTGAATTTGACAACACCTCGATTGTAGTATCAGGTCATTACCTAGACAGAACACCGCTAACAATTGCTGATAGACCTGAGTTAGGTGATGTAGCATTTAGCTCTTTGGGTAATTCATTCTTACTTTTGGCTGATGCTGAGGTAGCCGATGGCCCCTACGCTGGGAGCTATGGGGCCTTTGAAAATGTACCTGACCCCACCTGCTTAGATGATACCTTAGGCATGATAATTCCCCAAGCATATGGTTCACGCTGTGGTTTTAATTATGGGCCTTTATATAACTTGGTGAATACTGAAACCCGTGCACAACTGTATAGCAATATATCTCATGATTTTGACAACGGAATTGCCTTATCTGCTGATATTAGTTGGAGCTCAAATGAGGTAAAAGATAACCCTCAATCACCCAGTTACCCGGACTTAACTTTTCCATACATTGGTCCTACAGACTCAGGTAACCCATTTGGTGTCGGTGTCGTTTGGTTAGGTCGACCATTAGGAGCTGACTATGAACCCGCTTTATCACCCCGTGAAAATGATACCTTCCGCACCTCGTTAAGTTTAGTCGGTGACTTTGATAATGGTTGGAGTTGGGATACAGCATTAACTTACAGTAAAAATAACTATAAGCAGTATCAGCAAGACCAATTGAAATCAAGACTAGTAGCAGCATTAGCAGGGGTGGGTGGTCCGAATAACGATGAGCTGTTTAACCCTTTTGATCGCTCTAGCCTTAGCCAATCAGTTATCGATGACTTTACCTACATGACAGAATCAGAGAAAACCACCGATTTGTTGGTACTTGATGCTGTTGTTAGTGGTGATTTATATGAAGTTTCAGCCGGAGCAATTGGTTTTGCGGCTGGTATTCAAGCGCGAACTGAAAGCTTTAAAGTTGAAACCGATGATGTCAATGAAATCAGATTTGATGACGAAGGCAACCCTATCCCAGTTGATTTAATCTTTCTACAAGGTTTGTCAGAAGTTGATGCTGATAAAAACACCTTTGCACTGTTTGCTGAAAGTGTTATCCCTGTTTCAGAAGACATTGAAATAAAAGCGGCACTGCGTTACGAAAAATTAGAAAATGATTCAAGTGTCGATCCCAAAATAGCCGTTCGCTGGCAAATATCTGATCAATGGATCATGCGCGCATCTGCAAGTACCGCCTTTAGAGACGCATCGTTATCACAGAAAAATGCTTCATCGGCAGTTATTACCAGTATTACCGATTACAACGATGACGGTACCGCAAAATCCAGTGCCTTTGTTGGGGTAATTGCTACAGGTAACGAGGATTTAAAGCCTGAAGAATCTGACAACTACAATATAGGTTTGATTTTTAAACCAACGGATAACTTGGATTTTAAATTAGACTTCTGGCGTGTTGATTATACCAATTTGATCACTGTTGAAAATGCTCAGGGGAAGTTGATTGATGATCCAAATGGTGTAGATATTATTCGTACTGATGCTGGTTTCTTATCTTCTGTCAAAGTTAACTACTTTAATTCATCGTCGGTAAGTGTTGAAGGTATTGACTTCGAATCGACATGGACTTTATCAGATCAGTTTAATATTAGTTTAAATGCATCGCATTTTAATTCGTACGAACTGACTAAAGATAACGGTGAAGTAGTTGAAGCAGCTGGCTCGTTTAATATTGATAACTTTGCTCGCTCAATGCCTGAAACCAAAGGCTCTGTAAACTTTAATTGGTTGGGTGAAAGCCAAAGAGCTTCAATTAATGTTAACTATGTATCAAGCTATGACACTGGAGTAGATGTGTCCGCTTTACCAAACGAAAGTTCAACAGTAGACGCATTTACAACTGTAGATATGCAATATTCGGCTAATTTTTATATTACCGATGACAGTGAAGCTGTATTAACCTTAGGTATTAAAAACCTACTCAATGAAATGCCACCACGTGCTTATATTGCTGAAGGCAGCTTAAGTTATGATCCTAAACAACATAACCCACTAGGCCGTGTACTCTATGCGAAAGTGAAATTAGCATTCTAA
- a CDS encoding iron-containing alcohol dehydrogenase, protein MSFVFNTTKSIVNAPNAASEIAEYCYKLNIKNVLLVTDPGIVSLGLHQKITTSLQDNAINFAVFSEVEVDPPTEVIENAISFARKNNIDGVIGLGGGSSLDTAKLIAALTDSKQSLNDVFGIDKLENSRLPLIQIPTTAGTGSEVTPISIVTTGEAMKMGIVSSVLLPDIALLDATLTVKLPPHITAATGIDAMVHAIEAYTSKIKKNIYSDMLALQALTLMSKNIQTAVHQGENLAARSNMMLGATLAGQAFANAPVAAVHALAYPLGGHYHIPHGLSNSLVLPHVLKFNMPAAAHLYAELAEAIIPDTCSMLGSDTEKAEAFIQHLEYLITDIGLPTRLESVAVTQDSLVTLAKDAMKQERLLINNPRPMNEADILAIYQAAY, encoded by the coding sequence ATGTCATTTGTTTTCAATACCACCAAATCAATTGTTAATGCACCTAACGCTGCATCCGAGATAGCTGAATATTGTTACAAGCTCAACATTAAAAATGTCTTGCTAGTGACAGATCCAGGTATTGTCAGCCTTGGGCTACATCAAAAAATAACGACCAGTTTACAAGACAACGCAATAAACTTTGCGGTGTTCAGTGAAGTCGAGGTAGATCCTCCAACAGAAGTCATTGAAAACGCAATATCATTTGCCAGAAAGAACAATATCGATGGCGTAATTGGTCTAGGTGGAGGTAGCTCATTAGATACGGCAAAATTAATCGCGGCACTTACTGATTCTAAGCAATCCCTAAACGACGTCTTTGGTATCGACAAACTTGAAAACTCAAGACTGCCATTAATCCAAATTCCAACCACTGCTGGCACAGGATCTGAAGTGACGCCAATTTCTATTGTCACCACAGGTGAAGCAATGAAAATGGGAATAGTGTCGAGTGTACTACTACCCGATATTGCGCTGCTAGATGCCACTCTGACAGTCAAACTCCCTCCGCATATCACTGCTGCCACAGGCATCGATGCCATGGTGCATGCCATTGAAGCGTACACCAGTAAGATTAAGAAAAACATTTATTCAGATATGCTCGCGCTGCAAGCCTTAACGTTGATGTCGAAAAATATTCAAACTGCAGTGCATCAAGGAGAGAATTTAGCTGCACGCTCTAATATGATGCTAGGTGCAACTTTGGCTGGTCAGGCATTTGCCAATGCGCCCGTAGCCGCTGTTCATGCTCTGGCTTATCCATTAGGTGGTCATTACCATATTCCCCACGGTTTGAGTAATTCGCTGGTATTGCCCCACGTACTGAAGTTTAATATGCCGGCTGCAGCGCACTTGTATGCTGAGTTAGCCGAAGCCATCATTCCTGATACCTGCTCCATGCTTGGTTCTGATACCGAAAAAGCAGAAGCCTTTATCCAACATTTAGAATACCTAATTACAGATATAGGACTTCCCACTCGCTTGGAGAGTGTGGCGGTTACCCAAGACTCTTTAGTCACACTGGCCAAAGATGCAATGAAACAAGAACGCTTATTGATTAATAACCCCAGACCGATGAACGAAGCAGATATTCTAGCCATTTATCAAGCCGCTTATTAG